Genomic window (Gasterosteus aculeatus chromosome 1, fGasAcu3.hap1.1, whole genome shotgun sequence):
GGATTTGAAATGTATTACAGGATTTCACTTTTTTAAAACGTATTTCTCTTTACACACATAGGCCAATGCCAAATTAAACAGTACAGTTAATAACTGCACTTCAGGGCAGTCTTTGTTGTACTGCGAGGGAACTTTGGTTTTCTACAGGCCCTATCGTCACAAGTCATAAATCATAAGAACATTTAACGAGATGGAAAATTGGAAATTCAAAACGGAGTCAAACAACCCATTTTTTGTTTCAGTAATTTGGGGCTCGTACCATTTGATTTCAGCGCGTGGGTTTAGAGAGAGTAGCCTTTGAAACAGGTACTGCCCCAGGCGTTTACTATGCTTATTTTAATGAGCACAATAAAACCTGGAAATCGAGTTTCTAAACCAATGACTGGAATGAACCATCATTCCATTTATCATTTGGTTAGATCCCAGtcttgaaaacacaaaaatgatttcattgcGACAATAATAATAGGGCCAAactacattttcatttcaacatttatGCATTCAGAGGTTCTACATAGTCATTGCTAAATGCTCCAACTGCCCTGTTCCTGTCCGCCTACAATTGcttaaaatgttaatatttacAAAGACTTATTGAAACAATTCAGAGTGTAGTGGTGGAGACAACATAGCTGCCATTCCAGTAGCAAAATtgtacaaaaatgaaaaacattgctCATAATCTGCGTCTCCCAAGTGCACTCATACGAACTTGAAAACCCCTGATGTCCCGAGAGAGACAAGTAACCCCTGCTGAGCATCTGCCCTCAGGCACAGCACCCAGGACAGTCTGCAGCCTCCCTGTGACCCAGTGCAGACAGACAACACAGCACGACCAGCCAAACTGCCTCGTCAGCTGCACTCACCAGGCATCTAAAGAGAGTTTCACACTAAAAACACCCTGGACTCCAGAACAAAAGGCCTAACCAAAAAGGAACCACTGAGCCATCTGCTCACAGTCCAAGGAGGTTTGACAATGATGCATTGGCTTGTTGCTGCAGCACAATGCAACACGAGCACTGGCAGGGTGACACAAGCAAACAACACGCTGATtcacatgtccccccccccccccccaaacccactCATACATATTCAGAACCAGAGCACGGATGCATCGCTAATCCTCGAAACAAAAGAGCACGCATGCAGAGTGCAGCGCAGATGCCCACCTGCTACAGAGCCGGCGGGCTGCAGCCTGGGAGCTAAAATGGAGAAGCGTGTGGGCTGGTTGAGGAAGCGAGGAGGAATCAAGGGAGCACGGTTTCAAGTGCAACAGTTGCTCTCTCAGGAGGCTCAAAACACAACGCTTCTACTCCACGTTTTTGTATATGTCAAATGAATACATACAGAGCGGGCGTGAAATTGACCACATGCTAGGATGATCAATTATTTAATCTTCACCTCATCCCAGTCACTGGGCTGTATTATTCAGGGCTCCACGTGACGGCACAAACAAAGATGCGGTAGTAGAGAACGGGCAGGTTGTACTCACGTAGATACCGGGCCGCGgcgcggggcgggggggggggcacgggggacGTGGGGTGTCAGCCTCGCAGGCCGCTGAGGGAGCTTCCCATTGTCAAGAGTCTCTGTCCTCCGCCACAGAACGCTCAGACCGGCCGACGGAAGGGAGAAGGGCAGGGTCCGTCTGGGAGAAAGAAGGGGacagcgagcagcagcaggcgaaggggaaaggaggagattaggggcggggcttacgcGCAGCATTGGTCAGGGGGCCGGTGGGAGGAGTTACGGGTCCCGGCAGCATATGGAccgaggggggcggggttatGCAAATGAGCCGAACTCTCAGGAACCGACCGCGGGATGGAGTCTTTCTGGTGCAAAGGGGTTTGGCTTGCGAAGATTCCGCCCTGTTGTCTTGAAAACGACAAAGGATGCAGTTTATTACCCCTCCGCTTCAGAGTGTCGTGTTTCGGAGTATTAAGACACAACACATGCACCGCTGAGTGAAATAACCGTGCAGTTTCATCTCACTCTCCCTGCATGACAACAGTCTAAAGGGAAATTGTGACAGCAGTGAGATGAGGGTGTCAAAAAGGCAGCGGCAGTGCTGCGAGATCTCGTGTGGGTGATACAGTTATTTGGGTGGAGTCAGGTGGTGGTGGGATGGCTGTTTAGATCAGGGCACTGGActagattttttatttttttaatctgtgcGCAGACGGGAACAATCTACAATGTATTGTATTCTGAAGGTTCATccgtggggggtgggggatggGTCAATGCTCCAGCTGTATTCTTATAAGGAGGATGACAGAACGCTGTAGTGGCAATGCGGTGTAATGTGGATGCACTGTGTGGGGCTGCTGGGGAGGTGCAGGCCGTAGGGAGTTGGTTGGGGGTGGGGTGAGGGGCAAACACGGTCCTCTCTGGGTTTTTATTctggttaccatggagactgccTCCATCGTAATTTAGTCAAGACGGCTGTTTTAGTGTGGCAGCGGCGGTGAGCAGGTCACACAACAGTAACTCTCACTGGCAAGATTATAGGAGACAAAATAGCGTATTACATGGTTTGTATGGTGGAGattacaaatgtatttaaaaacatttgtaacATATTTCAATCAGGCTGAAATGATGTACAATTAATTTatcaaatcatatttttatttatttattggggCTAACCTTTAtgagggaaaaacaaaatcagagaTTGCTCATAGCAACTCCAAACTGCATAGTCCAGCAATAACCTCAAAACAAATACCTAAATAACAGCCAAATTAAATCTTCGACAGACGGTGGTGCGGCAGGTGAATCACATGTCTTacaaacaatattaaaaatacaagAAATATCAATTCGTGGCTGGTATGTTTCATCATCAAACATTAATTCTAAACTTTGTGAAGCTGTATACATTGTATTTTTTCCTATTTtagaatataatttaacatataGTGTAATAGTATGCTTCTACTGTTGATAGGTGGAAAGCAGAGTTATCTTGACATCTGAGCTCAAGCTATTCTTACTCAAAAATATGTATTCATACATATTTAACACGCTCACAGATTAGAAATACAAACAACTTGATTTAGTGAccatgtatttttttctctctgtaatTATGATAGCTTCCGCCTTAAtcttatacatattttataccAATAAAAAAGACATAATTTTGATACTCCATATGGGCACTAAGCTGTGGCCTCAGTAGCTCTGTGTATCTGCTCCAAGCCAGTGGAGACAGTGGGGTTGTTGTCGATGATGTTGGCATTTGCACTAGCAGAAGAAAATGAATGGAGGCTGGTTCCTTCATATCATAAAAGCCTTAACCCTTCATTTTTGTTATGATTCAGTGACAAACTTTCCATAAAGTCCCATCATTTTATGCTTTCGTCTTACACATTAATTTACTTAATTTACTTCTGCAAGGTTGCAAATTTCAACCCTGACAAAGAAATGGCTCAATACCATTTATCCAAACGATGACAAGCAATGCTGTCATTTCAAGGTCATGTccaggaattaaaaaaaaggtttaatagCGCGTGTGCTCACTATTCTTTCGTTTTCTAGGCAGTGTATTGCACGGAAATCCACAACACCCACACTTCCTGAGCAGAGGTTTACTGTGTTACTGTTGTGCTCTGCCACCTAGTGGTTCAACATAAACAAGGACCTTcttgaaccaaaaaaaaaaatacattttgtaaccCAATTCACCAATATTACAAACAGTGCTTTAGCACCAGCAGTGGTAAACGAATGGCGGCATGTTCGTTTACATTATAGAACGACACCAGCGGTTGGACATTTAACTTTACAACAATGAAAGCCTACAACACAAAGAGGCAAAAAACGTCTGCAAGtatcaaaatataaaaacaaaaattcaaaCCCAGATTTTCAACTTTCTGTGGTCTgatgttaaatattaatttaCTTTTTCAATACAATCTGCAACAGTGCACTTTTCAGTCATGACAAAGAAATGACTCAGTATTTCAGCATTTATCCAACTGAGAATTTCATTTCAAGGGAATATTAATATTCTGCAAATGACAAGTTTAACAATGCTTAGGCTCATTGTTCTTTAGTTTACCTGGCAGTGTATACCGTGCATGGAAAACAACGACAACACCCATATTTTACTGTTGTATTCTTCCACCTAGTGGTACAACATAAAACAAATGGtcttcctaaaaaataaaaaaaagacactctaCAACCATTTTGCAAGAACAGTCTCTCCATGTCGTCATGTGTTCTTTATCAATTAAAAGATAAGAAAgaaattgaaattaaatataacaATACATTATAACCAAGGATAATACTAAAGTTACATGAACTGCCCTGACCTTAAATGCGATACACGTCAATGCTCACACAGCAGAATCGTTGCCCTTATGGACGGTTTCCTTGCTGTTCTGCACTTTGCTCAGGTCTCCAAGgcgttttaaaaagtaaaaaaatagtcCAGAGTTTTCAGTTTTCTGTGTACTTTTGGGGGGAATTTCTTCAGCATTACTTTGCATGGGACTGTCCGTGAGCTCCCCCGATTCCCCCACTTCGTCTTGCGGCCCATGAGCATCACCATCGGAAACATTCGGCTTGCTTGGCTTTTCTTCGGAAACAGAATTCTGGTCTTGAGCACTACATTTTTGAAAGTTGTGAGATGTTTCAGTAAAATCAAACACTTGTTTTGAGGAACCTTCTGCTGGTACTgtccctttttcccttttggcaGAATGAGGAGTTCTTACTGGAGGCAGAGCAAACAGATCGTGTTCATCCCCCTCAGTTTTAGGGACTTTGGTAGGAAGAGTATGGCGGCGGCCAAGGTTACGTTTGGAGGAAGTTTGAGGATTTAGCAAAAATTGTACTAAATCATTATTGGTGGGGTCTTCAGGATATCTATCCGTTTCTTGATCAACCGTGCGTTGTCGAGGCAGGCGGGTACTTGCACCAGGAGATTTCTGATTTTCCGGATAATGGTCATCAGATGAGACACTACTGCGGCTGTTCTGAAAGCGCAAAACCTTTTTGGATGCTTCACGCAACGTTTGAGCCTCGTCCTCATTATTATCCTGTAGATCTTCCTCACTATCATCAGTGGCAGCAGAGAAAGATCTGCCTGCGGGCGAAACGCCGGTGGTCCTACCGGTCGGCTGTGTCGAATCTGCTGGCTCCTCTTTTCTGGAGATGTTCCCATCTTCTTCATTTTGAATGCCACCTTTTGCCCAGCATTCCTCGCCATCGGACTGATCTTTTTGCGAAAGGTTCTCTGTGAGTTCAGCTGCTGAATTCCACTCTTTTCTGAACATGTCGTTACTCTTGAAACCTCTCAGTTGTTTTCCAGCTGGCAGGTCTACCTTACATGTCATTCCTGATAGGCTCCCCTTGTCGGGGCTGCCAATCGCGGGTCCTTCATAAGCGGAGGAGGGCCTTCCGGTTCTCCTTTGGGGGACACCCTTCGTAAGGAAGTTCTGTAGTATTGACTGCAATGCAACTCCATCCATTTCCTTGTCTCTACTGGAGCAGGTGGCTGTGGACCTACGTTTGCTGGCGATCTGCAATCGCTCTCTGTGTCTGCGCTTCACCTCTGCCACCTCGCGAGCCTtgttttcctgcagaaaatCCCAAAGTTAATGGatcaaacaaacttttttttatataccttaattgagaaaataaataacagaatgCAGGGTTACCTGCATAGCCCGCATAAATCTCTCACAAAAGGAGTTGAAAATGGAGAAGCACTCCTCCAATTTAAACGTGGTGGGGTTTTCACAGAAGTACTCAGCCACAGAGTCACTCACTGACTGCAATTCCTGAAGATCAGTCTCTATTTCTGCCAAGCAGACTTCAGCCTCCTAAATGGAGCCCAGATAAAAAACATATTAGAACACTGCAATTCACACAAAGTAAGCTAATTTCCCAGACAAAAGGCATCCTCACTTTCAGAAAATCCTCCATCTGCTCCTTTAGGTCTTCTTGCTTCAGGGTGTCCGCTTTGGCAGATTGAACTCTTATTACCTGTTTGTCAAACTCTGCTTCAATTTCACTTTTATTCATTctaagaacaacaaaaaaaaggattaattAAGATTAATGATGGTACAGCAGATAAAAAGCGGGATAACGTATGCTTGTGTCAGATCGTTTACCTTGCTGCAGCTTCAATGTGTTTGAGTTGGTCTGTAAATTTAAGAAGTTCCATATCCACCTTCAGAGCTTGCTGTGGTGAACAGGAaagtttgtatttaaaaaagataaaaaataaaataaaaatagattacCATCCCAAACATATTGTAAGATTCAAGAGAACTCTGCACTGCAACCAGAGTAATAAAAGTTACTTGCCATCACAACATAATGCATAAGATTCATTCCgggtttgtttgctttggtaTCCACTAGCTTTAACAGAGAAGCCATTCGGAAGCCAACTGCACTGCCTGCATAGCCCCCCTGTGACGAAATGAAATAATGAGACTCAAAAATGAACAAACCCATAGAAGAGACCTTCAAGGCTCTACCATCCCATATTATACATTACTCACCGCATTCATGTAATTTCCAGTCTTCAGTACCAGCCGAATGACAGAATGGAGATTATCAGACTCCAAAAGCTCTGAAATAAGACACACATGGTGAATTCAAAGTTTAAATTAGTTTACCACTAGGATATTTTTCAAAATCTGTCACTTGTCCTACAAATTTCaaaatgcaagaaaaaacaacaacaatacccTTTCCAGCTGCTGATAAAGTGCCAATGCATTCTTTCATATCATTCATGAGGGGGAAAAACTCCTCCTTGAGCACCAAGCTGCTGAGACGCTCTTCGTAGCTAACAGACAAACATTATCCATCGTTAGCGGACTACTACTGACATTTGACACATGGAATGGCATTCGGACGGCTCACCTGGGAATCTGGACTAGCATTAGCATAAACAGATCGGCTTCGGGTAGAGCGGAGTGGTCGCCCTTAAAGCTGACCAGCTGCTTCTCCTGgcgaaacaaaataaaatagcatgGATCCTAAAATCAGTGTTATTTGAATTCACATCGCAAGCAACACAATTGTCAGATCGACAGATAACTGTAGAAATGTGGGAAAAATATAGAAGTAGCAAGTACCTCCCCTTCATCTGGCAGCAGCTTGCAGAGCTCCCTCAGTTTTCCAGACGCAAAGCTGCGACTACTTCCAGATTTGATTTCTTCAATCATCTCCTTTACAGGCCTGTGCAACGTGGTGGAGAGACAAATGGGCTTGCAGTTATCTTGATGTTTTTGTTGAGGGTTGGGATTGCAAATGACTGGTGTGACTTTGACACATTTACttagtttgaaaagaaaaacggGCTGCTGATATCAACAAGCCTCTGCCTGctcgaatagttttccaaaagTAATTAAACAAATATGAGACTTGTTTGGAGAATAACACAAGAAGTTTGGAATAGTTAAGACGATTGTGTTGGAATATAAGTTGTTTTGCTATTGCAAATGCTTAATTATGTATAGTATGTTCTCCATTTCCATATAGCATGCCAAATAGCCTTGGGCAGTACATTTACCACTCATACATAATTTATGATAGTGTTACTAGGACAGTAACCTGTGAATAGTCAAACAGTGTACGTCAGACCTGTCAGGACATGTCGGCTTTCAAAACGTTGTGAATATGATGCAGTCGTGTTGCTGATTAGTCTGCTTGCCCCATCCTGTGTTTTACTGTGGA
Coding sequences:
- the LOC120827417 gene encoding uncharacterized protein LOC120827417 isoform X3, with amino-acid sequence MIEEIKSGSSRSFASGKLRELCKLLPDEGEDPCYFILFRQEKQLVSFKGDHSALPEADLFMLMLVQIPSYEERLSSLVLKEEFFPLMNDMKECIGTLSAAGKELLESDNLHSVIRLVLKTGNYMNAGGYAGSAVGFRMASLLKLVDTKANKPGMNLMHYVVMQALKVDMELLKFTDQLKHIEAAARMNKSEIEAEFDKQVIRVQSAKADTLKQEDLKEQMEDFLKEAEVCLAEIETDLQELQSVSDSVAEYFCENPTTFKLEECFSIFNSFCERFMRAMQENKAREVAEVKRRHRERLQIASKRRSTATCSSRDKEMDGVALQSILQNFLTKGVPQRRTGRPSSAYEGPAIGSPDKGSLSGMTCKVDLPAGKQLRGFKSNDMFRKEWNSAAELTENLSQKDQSDGEECWAKGGIQNEEDGNISRKEEPADSTQPTGRTTGVSPAGRSFSAATDDSEEDLQDNNEDEAQTLREASKKVLRFQNSRSSVSSDDHYPENQKSPGASTRLPRQRTVDQETDRYPEDPTNNDLVQFLLNPQTSSKRNLGRRHTLPTKVPKTEGDEHDLFALPPVRTPHSAKREKGTVPAEGSSKQVFDFTETSHNFQKCSAQDQNSVSEEKPSKPNVSDGDAHGPQDEVGESGELTDSPMQSNAEEIPPKSTQKTENSGLFFYFLKRLGDLSKVQNSKETVHKGNDSAV
- the LOC120827417 gene encoding inverted formin-2 isoform X1 codes for the protein MQQGGPPAPPPPPPPPPPPPPPPPPPPPPPPPPPAPGLPPSLHGAGSIAKGALRRSRMRNFNWETLPKHSVVGKHNIWTADKTDGEYELDTDHMEELFSHKQNQQQLKALKRQSLRGQPTAASGGVPVSILSSKSSMNIGIFLKQFKRPVKEMIEEIKSGSSRSFASGKLRELCKLLPDEGEDPCYFILFRQEKQLVSFKGDHSALPEADLFMLMLVQIPSYEERLSSLVLKEEFFPLMNDMKECIGTLSAAGKELLESDNLHSVIRLVLKTGNYMNAGGYAGSAVGFRMASLLKLVDTKANKPGMNLMHYVVMQALKVDMELLKFTDQLKHIEAAARMNKSEIEAEFDKQVIRVQSAKADTLKQEDLKEQMEDFLKEAEVCLAEIETDLQELQSVSDSVAEYFCENPTTFKLEECFSIFNSFCERFMRAMQENKAREVAEVKRRHRERLQIASKRRSTATCSSRDKEMDGVALQSILQNFLTKGVPQRRTGRPSSAYEGPAIGSPDKGSLSGMTCKVDLPAGKQLRGFKSNDMFRKEWNSAAELTENLSQKDQSDGEECWAKGGIQNEEDGNISRKEEPADSTQPTGRTTGVSPAGRSFSAATDDSEEDLQDNNEDEAQTLREASKKVLRFQNSRSSVSSDDHYPENQKSPGASTRLPRQRTVDQETDRYPEDPTNNDLVQFLLNPQTSSKRNLGRRHTLPTKVPKTEGDEHDLFALPPVRTPHSAKREKGTVPAEGSSKQVFDFTETSHNFQKCSAQDQNSVSEEKPSKPNVSDGDAHGPQDEVGESGELTDSPMQSNAEEIPPKSTQKTENSGLFFYFLKRLGDLSKVQNSKETVHKGNDSAV
- the LOC120827417 gene encoding uncharacterized protein LOC120827417 isoform X4 — its product is MIEEIKSGSSRSFASGKLRELCKLLPDEGEEKQLVSFKGDHSALPEADLFMLMLVQIPSYEERLSSLVLKEEFFPLMNDMKECIGTLSAAGKELLESDNLHSVIRLVLKTGNYMNAGGYAGSAVGFRMASLLKLVDTKANKPGMNLMHYVVMQALKVDMELLKFTDQLKHIEAAARMNKSEIEAEFDKQVIRVQSAKADTLKQEDLKEQMEDFLKEAEVCLAEIETDLQELQSVSDSVAEYFCENPTTFKLEECFSIFNSFCERFMRAMQENKAREVAEVKRRHRERLQIASKRRSTATCSSRDKEMDGVALQSILQNFLTKGVPQRRTGRPSSAYEGPAIGSPDKGSLSGMTCKVDLPAGKQLRGFKSNDMFRKEWNSAAELTENLSQKDQSDGEECWAKGGIQNEEDGNISRKEEPADSTQPTGRTTGVSPAGRSFSAATDDSEEDLQDNNEDEAQTLREASKKVLRFQNSRSSVSSDDHYPENQKSPGASTRLPRQRTVDQETDRYPEDPTNNDLVQFLLNPQTSSKRNLGRRHTLPTKVPKTEGDEHDLFALPPVRTPHSAKREKGTVPAEGSSKQVFDFTETSHNFQKCSAQDQNSVSEEKPSKPNVSDGDAHGPQDEVGESGELTDSPMQSNAEEIPPKSTQKTENSGLFFYFLKRLGDLSKVQNSKETVHKGNDSAV
- the LOC120827417 gene encoding inverted formin-2 isoform X2; the encoded protein is MQQGGPPAPPPPPPPPPPPPPPPPPPPPPPPPPPAPGLPPSLHGAGSIAKGALRRSRMRNFNWETLPKHSVVGKHNIWTADKTDGEYELDTDHMEELFSHKQNQQQLKALKRQSLRGQPTAASGGVPVSILSSKSSMNIGIFLKQFKRPVKEMIEEIKSGSSRSFASGKLRELCKLLPDEGEEKQLVSFKGDHSALPEADLFMLMLVQIPSYEERLSSLVLKEEFFPLMNDMKECIGTLSAAGKELLESDNLHSVIRLVLKTGNYMNAGGYAGSAVGFRMASLLKLVDTKANKPGMNLMHYVVMQALKVDMELLKFTDQLKHIEAAARMNKSEIEAEFDKQVIRVQSAKADTLKQEDLKEQMEDFLKEAEVCLAEIETDLQELQSVSDSVAEYFCENPTTFKLEECFSIFNSFCERFMRAMQENKAREVAEVKRRHRERLQIASKRRSTATCSSRDKEMDGVALQSILQNFLTKGVPQRRTGRPSSAYEGPAIGSPDKGSLSGMTCKVDLPAGKQLRGFKSNDMFRKEWNSAAELTENLSQKDQSDGEECWAKGGIQNEEDGNISRKEEPADSTQPTGRTTGVSPAGRSFSAATDDSEEDLQDNNEDEAQTLREASKKVLRFQNSRSSVSSDDHYPENQKSPGASTRLPRQRTVDQETDRYPEDPTNNDLVQFLLNPQTSSKRNLGRRHTLPTKVPKTEGDEHDLFALPPVRTPHSAKREKGTVPAEGSSKQVFDFTETSHNFQKCSAQDQNSVSEEKPSKPNVSDGDAHGPQDEVGESGELTDSPMQSNAEEIPPKSTQKTENSGLFFYFLKRLGDLSKVQNSKETVHKGNDSAV